Below is a genomic region from Echinicola rosea.
CCAAGGTTACTGCATAGGCCACCGTAAACCCAGGGTTTTCATAGACGATCAACCCAAACGCACACAAAAAGCCTGCGACAAAAAGCTGCCTAAAACGGGACATGGTCATCTTGCAGTACTGTTGTACTTTTTCTTCCAAAGGGATCTCAGCATTTCTTAATTGCTTTATCCCTCCGTTAAATTTGAAATAACTAAATGCCAGCAGCAGGGGAATCCCCACCAGCAGAAACATACTCAGCCAAATCGGAAAAGTAGGGATGGGCAGTTCCATATTTCCACTAGTAGTATATAAGTACGCAAAGGCAAAAACCGGCAAGGGGATCGCTATCAAGATCAAAACATTCCTCTCCAGCTCCCAGTATTTCTTTTTCATCTCCATGATACTTATCCTATATCCACTTTTACATCACCTGTCAGGGGATGTGACATGCAGCAGAGAATATAACCTTCTTTCTTTTCACCTTCTGACAACCCTGCATCTTGTTCCATTTTCACCTCTCCACTGGCCAATTTGCCGCGACAGGCTGTACACAATCCACTTTGGCAGCTATAAGGCATATCGTAGCCCTCATCCAATCCCGCTTCCAAAATCGTCTTTCCCGGAGGCACCTCAAAGGTATGCTCCTCTCCTTCTAGGTTTATGGTCACCTCCCTAGTCAAGGACGGCTGATCTTGGGAAGATTCCACCTCTTCTTTCTCTGCTTCCTCCGAAGATGAGGTGTAGAAACTCTCCCTGTGAATATTATCATGCGGCACATTTAGCTTTAGCAAGGCCTCTACGCTCGCTTCCATCAGTCCTTCTGGGCCACACAAGTAATAAAGCTCCTTGTCCGCATCGGGGAAATGTTTCTCAGACAAAACCTGCTCTATCATCTGTTCATTTAGCCTTCCTTGCAGACCGGACCATTCACCAGAAGGCCGGGAAAGGGTATGCACCACTTCCAGACGCCCCTGCTGTGCTTCCACTAGCTGCTGAAGTGACCGATCAAAAATCACCTGATCCTCCGAACGATTACAATAAATCAATGTCACCTTGGATTGGGGTTCATTGATCAGGACGGATTTGGTGATGCCCATGATAGGGGTAATGCCACTCCCTCCTGCGATCATGATGAAATGATTTTTGTTCTTGGAATGAAAGTCGGCCGTAAAATGCCCCATTGGCTTCATCACCTCGATGGTTTTCCCAGGTTTGATGGATTCATTGATGAAGTTAGAGACCACACCTCCCTCGATTCTCTTTACCGTAATACCAGGATGCGGATCCACATATGGTGAGGTACATAGGCTGTATGAACGGCGCTCTTCCTTTCCATTGATGTCCAGGATCAAGGTGAGAAACTGCCCCGGCTTATACTCCAAATAAGGCTCTGGCTGCTCAAAATAGATCGAAACGGCATCTGGGGTCTCCCGCACCACTTCACGCACTTTTAAGGACACATATTGACTACCTCTTTTCTTTTCTTCTTTATTCTTCTTAAATAAATTGAATATCATTGCTTTATGTCGTATTTATTACACGCTACCTTTCTGGCATCAAAATTAAGACCGATTTTTTAAAAACCATTTTAAATCACCAAGTAAAATCCCATATACTCCTGCAATAGGGACCAGAATCCGAATGGATAATGCAAATGTATAATTAAGGTTAAAACACATCGTGCCGAAAGAGGTTCATATTCTGTCATGAAAATAGCTGGTTGGTAAAATTATTTTCCTTCTGCTGTAGCGTTTTTACATAAGGTTACGTTTCGACAACAAAACCTACTTAACAGAAAGAGAGTAAAATAGATTAAACCAACATGATTATGTTAACGCGATTAAACAAAAACAATTTATTCAACAAATGGAAGAGAAGTCTAGGACTTTTCCTCCTTGCGCTATCCCCCTTAGTGATCACCAGCTGCCTGGATGATGATGACACGGAATACTATGATGGCCCATTGGCCTATGTCTCCTTTTACCACGGTTCGCCTGAAACCGGCGCGGTGACCATTTATGCTGATGGCGTAAGCAAGCCTCCATACAGTACCTATGATTTTAAATATACCGACTACTTTAATTACGCCAATTTCTATACAGGTGATAGAACCCTTTCCTTCAAAAACAGGAATGCCAATAATTCCCTGTTGGACACAGCTGTAACCCTTGAAGAAAACCAGGCTTATTCTTTCTTCTTCATCGATGGAGAAGAGTCCGATATGGGCATCGTACAGGCAGAAGATGATTGGGATTCACCAGAGGAAGGAAAGGCCTTGGTGCGCTTGGTCAATTTATCACCTGACGCACCTGAGCTAAGCCTCTTTATCAATGATTCGGACACACCTCTATTTCAGGATCAAGCCTTTAAAGAAGTTACAGACTTTTCAGAAATTGATGCTGATTTCACCACTTTTACAGTGGAAGGCGTCGGCGAGATCAATTTGACTGCAGAGGATCTTGATCTTCGTGAACAGCGCGTATATACGGTCATTGTTCGGGGATATGTCAATCCTGATAGCGGATCGACCTCAGAAAAAGACCTCAGCATCCAAGTAATCAGAAACTACCCCAACTACTAAAATTTAGCTAAACCAACACGTTTGATTGTTTGAGAGGCCGCCTTGTTGGGTGGCCTTTTTTTATGTATGCCAGTACCAGTCCTTCGACAACGCTCAGGAGCCGGTTACAGCGCATAGCCGAAGGGCTGACTACCTTAAACCCGGAATCAATGCCGTTTAGTTAAGGGTATTCCCTCCTTTTCATATACCTAAAAGTCCTTTTTTTGATTGACTTTGGCTGGGGAAACCTGATCCTCTTGGTGGATTTTATCCTTTTCCTTTTTTCCATTGATGAAAAAATAAAGAAAAAAATCTAGGCCGGTGGTATGCCCTTTAAAATGGGACATGGATTTACCCTGCGACCGAGACCCGTCACCCATTTTAATTTCCACCCGATGGCTACGGCCTAAAAGTGAGTGGGTCTCGCTGTTCCACGACGCGAGCCAACTCCCTTTCTTAACGGCCTCCACCATCGGCTGGAAAACAGGCATACCAAGGGCCGTCATATGGAAACAACACCTTTTTGGGACTTATTAACTGAATCCGCCTTGCAGGTATTGGGCGTTAAGAAATTAAAAAGCGGGTGGGCAAGAAGGCAGGCTTGTTTGACGAAATACTAGTCAAAAAGAATGTTGGCTGCTAGAAAAGGAGGAGTTTGCCTGCATGAGGGAAGGTTTTAATTTTAGGCCAATAGATGCACAGCGGCGGGGTTTTTTGGTTACTTTTTTGACCTGAAGCAAAAAAGTAACAAAGGTAAACGGATGAAAAACACCTAGGAATTTAGCTAGAAAAATAACTGCCCAAGGAAAAAATATAGAACCCATATTTTCCAAATACACACTAACTAAACGGCATTGAACCCGGAATATGCATTAGCCTATCTGTTGTGACCTGATCCGCCGCGGCGGACAAAATCAGCCTTTTCACTTTAGTTTTCGGCATCACCGTAGCGGTGCTACGCTAATGCCTCCAAACTAACTGATTTTCTTGTACTTTCAGCTCTCACTACGATTCCTAACGCATAATCCGGGTTAAAGAAAAAAGCACCTAAATCAAGGCTACTTTTTCGCAAAACCTCTATCACTCGAAATTACCACCAAATTAAAGGGCTTTTAAGCATTAAACATTTATTTTTGCATCGTCATACAATTTCAAAACAGCATCACCATGAATCTAAATACGCTGACCGCAGTATCCTCAGTAGACGGAAGATACGGAAGCAAAACGGCTCCCTTGAGGGCTTATTTTTCTGAATTTGCCTTGATCAAGTACAGGGTAAAAGTGGAAGTAGAATATTTCATTGCCCTTTGTGAATTGCCTTTGCCGCAACTAACAGGCATTTCTAAAGATATTTTCCCAAAGCTACGGGCCATCGTAGAAAATTTTTCGGAGGAAAATGCCGAAGCCATCAAGGAAATCGAAAAGACCACCAATCATGATGTAAAAGCTGTCGAATATTTTCTTAAGGAAGAATTTGACAAACTTGGACTGGAAGCTCAAAAAGAGTTTATTCATTTTGGCCTGACTTCGCAAGACATTAACAATACTGCCACGCCACTCATGCTAAAGGATGGATTGGACAGGGTTATTCTGCCTGTATTGGTAGAAGTCATCTCTAAACTCCACAGCCAAGTGGATGAGTGGAAAGATATCTCCATGCTGGCCAAAACCCATGGCCAACCGGCCTCTCCAACACGCTTGGGCAAAGAAATCCAAGTATTTGTCACCCGGCTTGAAAACCAGCTTGCACTACTCCAGCAAGTCCCCTATTCCGCCAAATTCGGTGGTGCCACCGGCAATATGAACGCACACAAAGTGGCCTATCCCAACCAAGATTGGAATACTTTTGCCAACAACTTTGTGAGCGATTACCTAGGTTTGGAGCGTAGTTTTCCCACCACTCAGATCGAGCATTATGATAACTTGGCTGCCTCATTCGATGGACTGAAACGTATCAACACCATCCTTCTGGACCTTTCCAAGGATGTTTGGCAGTATGTCAGCATGAATTATTTCAAGCAAAAAATCAAAGCAGGGGAGGTGGGCTCTTCGGCAATGCCACACAAGGTCAACCCTATCGATTTTGAAAATGCAGAGGGAAACCTTGGTATTGCCAACGCTTTATTGGAACATTTGGCCGCAAAACTCCCCATTAGTCGCCTTCAGCGTGACCTGACGGACAGCACGGTATTGCGTGTGATCGGGGTGCCTTTAGCCCATATGCTGATTTCTTTTGAGTCACTCAAAAAAGGGCTGGGCAAGCTTGAGCTTAACAAAGCAGCCATTGATGCTGATCTGGAAGACAACTGGGCGGTAGTGGCCGAGGCCATTCAGACCATCCTCCGACGGGAAGGTTATCCTAAACCTTATGAAGCACTAAAAGACCTTACCCGCACCAATACCCGTATCACGGAACAGTCGATCCAAGAATTTATCGAAAACCTGAATGTTTCGGATGAGGTGAAGGCTGAGCTCAAAGTCATCACACCATTTAACTATACTGGTATTTAGCCTACTAACCTGAGCGGGGTCTTAAAACCGACACCAATTCGACATAGTGCCCAAAGCAACAGCAGACTGAAGCAATCTTTTCTTTGAAGACAAGATTGCTTCGTCATGTTTCCCTGATTGGTAAAGACAAGCAGGCTCGAAAGGAGGCAGGAAAGGGGCGCGGCTCCTTCTCACAAATCACCTCCAACGCATGGCCGAGACGATTTTCAAACCGATCTCAGGTTACTATATCACAAGGCTGTCTTCTCGTAAATAGTTTACCATGGACCTTGTCCATGGCTAAGGATCTTTTGCTCCCCAGCATTCTATTTCGGCAGGAAAATCTCCGCCATCATGCAACGAATACTTCCTCCACCGATCTTCTCGATCGTGGGAATGTTGGCGGTGATTATTTCTGTGTACTTTTCGATTACTTGTCGTTGTCCTCTTTTGAGGCTATCATACGCAGCTTGGGACATAACGGTAAATTTCTTTCCATGTGGTCCAGAAAGCTCCAGCATATTTCCGGCAAAAGCAAACTTCTGGGGGATAGTAATGGGAACGATCTTTTTGCCGGAAGCTTCCAAGGATTCTTTCACCAGCTGCTTTACGGATTTCCCTACAATGCTATCCAAACAAACCACTGCGAGCTGACTACCCACGTGCATCATGACATTGGTATGGTAAACTGGGATTTTTTCTTTGGATTGGGACTGGACAGCCCGAAAAGGTATAACTTGATAGCCCATTAATCTTTCGAAGTAATGGAGCGGTTCCTGATGCGTCCGCTCTGAAAGACAGGCGTAAGCCACTTTATGCTCTCTGTCCAATACCATGCTGCCTGTGCTTTCCAAAAACTGATGCTCATCTTCAAAAAAAGTAAAATCCACTAGCTCATTCACCCTAAAACCTTGAGCGGTCAGCAAATCCACCAAATCTCTTCTACGCTCCTTCCTACGCAAGGGAGAAAGCATAGGAAACAGTAGCAGACGGCCATCCTCATGTGTACTGAACCAGTTGTTAGGGAAAATAGCATCTGGCTTTATCGGATCGGGACTGTCCTGCGCCACTATCACTTGGATCCCTTTGCTACGCAACAAGGCCACCACATCGTCGAACTCCTTTTCAGCTTCTACTTGTATTTCCGCTACATCCCGAAGATCAGTTTGCTGATAGCCATTATCCTCGGCAGTTTCTGGATTAAAGCCAAAAGCCGCAGGACGAACCATTAATACTTTGGAAGTAGTCTGTGCCGACATGTTAAGCTTATTAAGGTGTAAACTTCCTCCAAGTTACAAACTACCTTTCGCTATGCCCGTTATTTTTTATAATATTGATAAAGTACTGGTTTGATACGAAAACGCTCCTCACTAAGCGAGAAAAAACTGTTGCCATTTTTCGAAAATGCGATGGCCTCCCCTTGCGGCTCAGGCACGTATGGCAATTGTACAGGTTTTCTGGAAAGGGCCTCTGCTACAGACTCGCCTTCCTGTCGGGTCCAATAGTAAACGACCCAATAGTTTTTGATGATAATTTCAGTTCCATCAGGGGAAATATCGCCTGCTACCGACATGGTAATGGGCAATTTTGTCAAAGGTTCGAGCGCCACTTCATCCGCTTCAAGTTTATCAGCCGGTGCACGATAAAGTACATTGCTGGAATCCCGCTTACTGACGATATAGACATCTCCATTCCAAGGATCCACCATCAAGGTCTCGGCATCTCTGGCACCGTCGGGGTATTTTAACGTAATCTTCTCCGGCTGCACATGTATCTCTGTACTATCAACAGAGGGTTCTTCAAACCTCAGGAGGCTAACGGTAGGATATTCTCCATCATTATCGCCTATCTCCCCGACATATACATAAGATTTCTCGCCTTCCACACCTGGGCCGGTAGCAATGTCCTCCCAATCACGATTGTACGTATGATCCAAGGTGATTTCTCCCGTCACATTCCCCGTAGAATCCAATTTATAGACAATGGGCTTTCCTCCGCTATCATTGTGCGTGTACAGCACATTTTCTTGTACCCTGCTTGCCGCTAGTCCACTAGCCTCTTTGAGTAATTTCCTATCCACTCCGCCCATTTCCTTTCCTGCAAAGTAAAGGGAATCCACCACTTGCGGATTGATCCTTACATGGTATTTGTTGTAGATCTTTTCAGACAACAAATAAGGCATCAGAGAAGCCAAAAAGGTAAGTTTCAATATGATCTGGAACATAAATTTCATCACCCAAAATTAACAAAAACAAGACCAAAACAACTCACTGTCAAGTCAATGAAATGTTAAATTATGCAAATGGCATCATGATGTAGCTGAGATGGTTAAAAAGGTCAACGAATAAAAAAGTTGATAAGGAAGCTGATCACGCAATTGTCGGTCTCACCAGTCCATTCGGCTCCGATCAGGTACCGGATGAGAGGAACATCATGTCTCCTCAACCCAGTTTATGTGATCCTGGAATATTTCTATTTACCGAGTTAAATTTAGCAACAAACAATTCAGCGTAAGTCTTAACAACCTCCACAACCTGCATACTATCAGAACCGTCACAATCCCCCAGGGAAATCGCTTTTAGTCCCATGAAGTTATTTAATTCAGGCAAAAAGAGTCAGACCGACCGGACTTGTCGTGAGGGAGAGTCGAGGGCCAACGTCTAGCCTTCGACTCTGCTCAGGCTGACATCTCTTCACAATAGTTTAAAAGCGATTCCCCTATCATAATCCCCATTTTACAGTTTGACTCGGTTTATGTTGCTTTTTGAATGGGCATAAAAAAAGTGGCCCTCTAAGGAGCCACTTTAAAATAAACCGTCTATTAAAATCTAATCTGCTTTTTCTTTCTTTTTGACGACAATGTTTAGCTCATCACCTTTACCAGCATAATCAGCTTTGATCACATCGCCTTCAGAAAGGTCTCCTTTCAGGATTTCTTCCGCTATGGCATCTTCCAAGTACTTCTGGATGGCCCTATTAAGGGGTCTGGCACCATATTGTTGGTCGTAACCTTTCTCTGCCAGGAAGTCTTTTGCCTTGTCCGACAATTCGATTTTGTAGCCAAGGTCAGTAATTCGGCTGAACAGTTTTTCCAGGGTGATATCGATAATTTTGTGGATGTGCTCCTTATTGAGGGAGTTAAATACCACTACGTCATCTAACCTGTTCAAGAACTCAGGACTGAAAGCCTTTTTCAGGGCACTTTGGATGGTAGATTTCATGACCTCATCCATATTTTCTTCCTTGGCCTTTGAAGCAAACCCGATACCCGCACCAAAGTCCTTAAGGTCTCTTACCCCGATATTGGACGTCATGATGATCACCGTATTTCTGAAATCCACTCTTCTGCCCAGACCATCTGTCAGGATACCATCATCCAATACCTGAAGCAGCAGATTGAATACATCGGGGTGGGCTTTTTCGATCTCATCGAGCAAGACCACAGAGTATGGCTTCCTTCTGACTTTTTCAGTCAGCTGGCCACCTTCTTCATAGCCCACATAGCCTGGAGGCGCTCCCACCAAACGGGAAACACTGAATTTCTCCATGTACTCGGACATGTCGATCCTCACGAGTGAGTCTTCCTTATCAAACAGGTAAGTTGCCAGCGTTTTGGCAAGCTCTGTTTTCCCCACACCAGTAGGACCTAGGAAAATAAACGAACCGATCGGCTTTTTGGGATCTTTCAAGCCCACTCGGGTACGTTGAATGGCTTTGGTCAATTTTTTGATCGCATCATTTTGACCAATCACCTTATCTTGCAGCTCATTGCCCATGTTCAGCAACTTATTGCCTTCTTTTTGGGCAATTCGCTTGGCAGGAATTCCAGTCATCATGGCGATTACCTCTGCCACATTATCTTCCTCCACCGTATAGCGTTTGGTTTTGCTTTCTTCTTCCCACTTGGCCTTTGCATTCTCCAGTTGTTCAAGGAGCTTTTTCTCCCTGTCCCTGAGCTGCGCAGCCTCTTCATATTTTTGGCTTTTTACTACGCGGTTTTTCTCCACTTTAATATTTTCCACCTCTTCTTCCAGTTTCAGGATTTCATCAGGCACATGGATGTTGTTGATGTGCACGCGGGCACCTGCTTCATCCAGGATATCGATGGCCTTATCCGGTAGGAAGCGGTCAGAAATATAGCGGTCGGACAGTTTCACACACGCATCGATCGCCTCCGGCGTATAGTTTACGTTGTGGTGATCTTCGTATTTGTCCTTGATGTTGTTCAGGATCTGTACAGTTTCCTCAGGAGTGGTAGCATCTACCATCACCATCTGAAACCTTCTGGCAAGAGCCCCATCTTTTTCGATATACTGACGGTACTCGTCCAATGTAGTGGCTCCGATGCATTGGATTTCTCCTCTGGCCAGTGCTGGCTTGAACATATTGGAGGCATCCAGCGATCCACTGGCGCCACCAGCTCCGACGATGGTGTGCAGCTCATCGATGAAAAGGATGACATTAGGGGACTTCTCCAGTTCATTCATCACGGCCTTCATGCGCTCCTCAAACTGCCCACGATACTTCGTGCCGGCTACCAAAGAGGCCAGATCGAGCGTCACCACGCGCTTGTTAAACAGCACACGCGAAACTTTCTTCTGCACAATTCTCAGCGCCAGTCCTTCTGCAATGGCAGTCTTACCTACTCCAGGTTCACCGATCAGGATAGGATTGTTCTTCTTCCTCCTGGACAGGATCTGCGCCACACGCTCGATCTCTTTTTCCCTACCGATAATCGGATCCAGCTTATCATCTTCTGCCATCCGGGTAAGGTCCCTGCCAAAATTATCCAAGACCGGCGTCCTGGACTTTTCAGTGGAGCCTTTGCCTCCTCCGCCAGAGGAGCCTCCGGAGCTGCCAAAGAGCTTGCTGCTTTCTTCATCCGTATCGTCAGCCTCAGCACCAGAGCGGGGCGTTTGATCCGTTTGGAATTCCAGCATTTCCTTTACAGTATCGTAAGTCGTATCGAATTTATGCAAAATCTGGGTAGCGATGTTATCCTCATCCCTAAGGATGGACAACAGCAAATGCTCCGTTCCGATAAGTTGGCTTTTAAATATCTTAGCTTCCAAATAAGTAATTTTCAGCACTTTTTCAGATTGCCTGGTCAGCGGGATATTGGCCAAGTTTTTCACATTGTGATTGGCCGTTCCTTTCACAGCACGCTCCACGGAATTGCGAAGCTCATCCAAAGGCACTCCTAATTTCTTCAATATGGAAACAGCGACACCTTCCCCTTCTCGGATCATGCCCAGCAAGAGGTGTTCGGTTCCTATATAATCGTGACCCAAGCGCAAAGCTTCTTCACGACTTAGAGAAATCACCTCTTTGACTCTATTTGAAAATTTTGCTTCCATTTAGTTCCTTTCTGAATTGTTAATAATTCTCTATATAATTTTACCGAATTTGTTTTAAAAACACAATCCTTTTGCAGATTGTTCATTTCTTTTTTTTTGATTGTGATATTATTTCATGGGCCATCGGCCCCTCACAAAACAACAAATCGATAATGCTTAAATTTGGTACAAAGTCCAAGCCAAAGAGCTGAGCGTATGGCTTCGGTTCATAAATATTTCTTTGCTCAAACGGCTCTTTTGCCACTATAATTCTCCTCAGATCTTCACAGGAAGAATATTCTTCCTCATTGCTCCCTATCAATACCTTGGTTTTTACCTTCATTAATTTCAGACAAAGTGTCAGCAATTCAAAGTTTAAATCGTACAAATTGTCAATATTCTTATCGTAGATCGCTTCAAAATAAGGAAAGAAATATTCAAAGAAAGGAGCCTTGCCATATGCACTGCGGATGCCGCGTAGATGAACATTCTTCCATTTTTGCTTATAATCTATTTTAATTTCCCGGTATTTCACCTTCTTATTTCCCCCAATAACAGGAATACTCAGGCTCTCCACCTTGTTGGCCAACCGGATATGGGCCCGGTTTCGGTAGGTCTGCTTTTGATAGCGGTCTCCTCCGGCCAGGATCAGTTGATCTGCATCGTGTATAGCTACAAAGAACTCTATCGGGGGCAGGTAAAATAAATCCGCACAAATCACGCTCTTTTCCATGCCCAAAAATAGTCAAAACTTTGCGCTATCTATCTTTTGGCATCACCTTCTAAAGCATTTCTTCCAAATCCCCCTGCCCCTGCCTGACGATTTCGATCTCATCACCTGTACAATCGACGACCGTGGAAGCGACATTATTCCCGTACCCACCATCAATGACTACATCCACGAGGTCCTTATATTTTTCATAAATCAATTCGGGATCGGTACTATATTCCAGCACATCATCTTCATCACGAATGGAAGTAGTGACAATAGGCTGACCAAGTTCTTTTACCAATATACGTGGAATGCTATGATCCGGGATGCGTATCCCCACCGTTTTCTTTTTGCTGTGCAATAATTTTGGCACTTTGTTATTGGCATCAAGTATAAAGGTGAAAGGTCCCGGAAGGGCCTTCTTCATCACCTTAAATACGGGGGTACTGACCACCCTGGTATATTCGGATATATTGCTGAGATCATAGCAGATAAAGGAGAAATTTTGCTTTTGAGGCTTCACCCCCTTGATCAAACAAATCTTTTCAATGGCCTTCTGATTATAAATATCGCATCCAATCCCATAAATAGTATCCGTGGGATAGATCACCACCCCCCCTTGCCGAAGTACTTCCACCACTCGGTTTACTTCGCGCGGATGGGGGTTTTCAGGATATATTTTTATAAATGAGGCTGCCATAGATTAAATATTGATTCAGAGGATTAAGGATTATAGTTGTCAATTTATCAAATTTAGCACCAAACAACTAACACTTTTTACTAGTTGCGTACATTTGTGTATGAATAAGTATCTTCACTCATATCATTTCCCTATTTTTGTACCTAGCCAGGAATTGCCTCGATAAATTAACCATGATTACGAAAAAGAACCAAAAATATTATATGATAGCAATGGTCGCTATCTCAGTATTGATCAGCTCATTTGCCTTCTATTTTTATCAAGTCTTCTTCAGTCCAAACACCTTAACGGAATCAGATGTTCCCGCAGAGCTGAAAATCCCCAGCAACGCCACCTTCCAACAGGTTTCTGATAGCCTGACCGAAAACGACATTATCACAGACGTGATTTCCTTTAGCTTCGTAGCCAAAATGCTGAAATATCAGGAAAATATCAAACCTGGCCGGTACATCATCCACCCAAAGCTATCCAATAAGGAATTGGTCACCCTTCTCCGCTCAGGACGCCAAACACCGATTGACATCACCTTTAACAACATCAGGACCAAGGAAGATCTCTCAGAAAAAATCGCCAAAAACCTGGAATTTTCGCAGGATCGGTTTCTCGCCTTGCTTCAGGACAGCGTTTACATCCGTAAATTCGACTTTACCGAAGAGACGATCATGAGCATGTTTATCCCAAACACGTACGAGGTCTATTGGGACATCAGCCCAGAACAGCTTTTTGACAGGATGTACAGGGAATATAATAAATTCTGGACCAAACCTCGCATCGCAAAAGCCGACTCACTGGGTATGACCAGAACAGAGGTCGCTACACTGGCCTCTATCGTGCAGGCAGAAACCGCCAAAAAGGAAGAGCGCCCCAAGATCGCTGGTGTTTACCTTAACCGGCTGGAACGTAACATTCCGTTACAAGCCGACCCTACCTTGGTATTCGCTCTCGGGGACTTCAGCATCAAAAGGGTCCTGAACGTCCATAAAGAAATTGACAGCCCCTATAACACTTACATGTACACGGGACTGCCCCCTGGGCCAATCAACTTACCGGACATCTCCTCATTGGAGGCCGTACTCGACTATGAT
It encodes:
- a CDS encoding ferredoxin--NADP reductase, which codes for MIFNLFKKNKEEKKRGSQYVSLKVREVVRETPDAVSIYFEQPEPYLEYKPGQFLTLILDINGKEERRSYSLCTSPYVDPHPGITVKRIEGGVVSNFINESIKPGKTIEVMKPMGHFTADFHSKNKNHFIMIAGGSGITPIMGITKSVLINEPQSKVTLIYCNRSEDQVIFDRSLQQLVEAQQGRLEVVHTLSRPSGEWSGLQGRLNEQMIEQVLSEKHFPDADKELYYLCGPEGLMEASVEALLKLNVPHDNIHRESFYTSSSEEAEKEEVESSQDQPSLTREVTINLEGEEHTFEVPPGKTILEAGLDEGYDMPYSCQSGLCTACRGKLASGEVKMEQDAGLSEGEKKEGYILCCMSHPLTGDVKVDIG
- a CDS encoding DUF4397 domain-containing protein encodes the protein MLTRLNKNNLFNKWKRSLGLFLLALSPLVITSCLDDDDTEYYDGPLAYVSFYHGSPETGAVTIYADGVSKPPYSTYDFKYTDYFNYANFYTGDRTLSFKNRNANNSLLDTAVTLEENQAYSFFFIDGEESDMGIVQAEDDWDSPEEGKALVRLVNLSPDAPELSLFINDSDTPLFQDQAFKEVTDFSEIDADFTTFTVEGVGEINLTAEDLDLREQRVYTVIVRGYVNPDSGSTSEKDLSIQVIRNYPNY
- the purB gene encoding adenylosuccinate lyase — protein: MNLNTLTAVSSVDGRYGSKTAPLRAYFSEFALIKYRVKVEVEYFIALCELPLPQLTGISKDIFPKLRAIVENFSEENAEAIKEIEKTTNHDVKAVEYFLKEEFDKLGLEAQKEFIHFGLTSQDINNTATPLMLKDGLDRVILPVLVEVISKLHSQVDEWKDISMLAKTHGQPASPTRLGKEIQVFVTRLENQLALLQQVPYSAKFGGATGNMNAHKVAYPNQDWNTFANNFVSDYLGLERSFPTTQIEHYDNLAASFDGLKRINTILLDLSKDVWQYVSMNYFKQKIKAGEVGSSAMPHKVNPIDFENAEGNLGIANALLEHLAAKLPISRLQRDLTDSTVLRVIGVPLAHMLISFESLKKGLGKLELNKAAIDADLEDNWAVVAEAIQTILRREGYPKPYEALKDLTRTNTRITEQSIQEFIENLNVSDEVKAELKVITPFNYTGI
- the ctlX gene encoding citrulline utilization hydrolase CtlX, whose product is MSAQTTSKVLMVRPAAFGFNPETAEDNGYQQTDLRDVAEIQVEAEKEFDDVVALLRSKGIQVIVAQDSPDPIKPDAIFPNNWFSTHEDGRLLLFPMLSPLRRKERRRDLVDLLTAQGFRVNELVDFTFFEDEHQFLESTGSMVLDREHKVAYACLSERTHQEPLHYFERLMGYQVIPFRAVQSQSKEKIPVYHTNVMMHVGSQLAVVCLDSIVGKSVKQLVKESLEASGKKIVPITIPQKFAFAGNMLELSGPHGKKFTVMSQAAYDSLKRGQRQVIEKYTEIITANIPTIEKIGGGSIRCMMAEIFLPK
- a CDS encoding ATP-dependent Clp protease ATP-binding subunit produces the protein MEAKFSNRVKEVISLSREEALRLGHDYIGTEHLLLGMIREGEGVAVSILKKLGVPLDELRNSVERAVKGTANHNVKNLANIPLTRQSEKVLKITYLEAKIFKSQLIGTEHLLLSILRDEDNIATQILHKFDTTYDTVKEMLEFQTDQTPRSGAEADDTDEESSKLFGSSGGSSGGGGKGSTEKSRTPVLDNFGRDLTRMAEDDKLDPIIGREKEIERVAQILSRRKKNNPILIGEPGVGKTAIAEGLALRIVQKKVSRVLFNKRVVTLDLASLVAGTKYRGQFEERMKAVMNELEKSPNVILFIDELHTIVGAGGASGSLDASNMFKPALARGEIQCIGATTLDEYRQYIEKDGALARRFQMVMVDATTPEETVQILNNIKDKYEDHHNVNYTPEAIDACVKLSDRYISDRFLPDKAIDILDEAGARVHINNIHVPDEILKLEEEVENIKVEKNRVVKSQKYEEAAQLRDREKKLLEQLENAKAKWEEESKTKRYTVEEDNVAEVIAMMTGIPAKRIAQKEGNKLLNMGNELQDKVIGQNDAIKKLTKAIQRTRVGLKDPKKPIGSFIFLGPTGVGKTELAKTLATYLFDKEDSLVRIDMSEYMEKFSVSRLVGAPPGYVGYEEGGQLTEKVRRKPYSVVLLDEIEKAHPDVFNLLLQVLDDGILTDGLGRRVDFRNTVIIMTSNIGVRDLKDFGAGIGFASKAKEENMDEVMKSTIQSALKKAFSPEFLNRLDDVVVFNSLNKEHIHKIIDITLEKLFSRITDLGYKIELSDKAKDFLAEKGYDQQYGARPLNRAIQKYLEDAIAEEILKGDLSEGDVIKADYAGKGDELNIVVKKKEKAD
- a CDS encoding WbqC family protein, encoding MEKSVICADLFYLPPIEFFVAIHDADQLILAGGDRYQKQTYRNRAHIRLANKVESLSIPVIGGNKKVKYREIKIDYKQKWKNVHLRGIRSAYGKAPFFEYFFPYFEAIYDKNIDNLYDLNFELLTLCLKLMKVKTKVLIGSNEEEYSSCEDLRRIIVAKEPFEQRNIYEPKPYAQLFGLDFVPNLSIIDLLFCEGPMAHEIISQSKKKK
- a CDS encoding L-threonylcarbamoyladenylate synthase, giving the protein MAASFIKIYPENPHPREVNRVVEVLRQGGVVIYPTDTIYGIGCDIYNQKAIEKICLIKGVKPQKQNFSFICYDLSNISEYTRVVSTPVFKVMKKALPGPFTFILDANNKVPKLLHSKKKTVGIRIPDHSIPRILVKELGQPIVTTSIRDEDDVLEYSTDPELIYEKYKDLVDVVIDGGYGNNVASTVVDCTGDEIEIVRQGQGDLEEML